The following coding sequences lie in one Arachis stenosperma cultivar V10309 chromosome 5, arast.V10309.gnm1.PFL2, whole genome shotgun sequence genomic window:
- the LOC130979423 gene encoding protein DETOXIFICATION 45, chloroplastic-like isoform X1, producing MATQIGGSLVCGVAIEGVVKRTKLNNEVGKCNFHFRIATERRAWNSIGILHKKVVSFDNFVRHCGLVANEPISDVGLSHFDVHNDDDDDSALSENGILINKKNFVFDGVNLENKPKVPSVQTELIMLSIPAIAGQAIEPLAQLMETAYIGRLGVLELASAGVSMSIFNIVSKVFNIPLLSVATSFVAEEIAANPINNEGPHDQAKRMFLPSVSTALVLAAGIGMIEALAMFFGSRLFLIMVGISSDSPMRILSERFLSLRAIGAPAVVISLAVQGIFRGFKDTRTPVQCLGFGNLAAVFLFPVLIYNFNMGVAGAALSTVISQYIVATLMIWSLSKRTKLSIPNIRSLPFGGYLRSGGFLLGRTLASVMTITLSTTMAARLGPLATAAHQICLQVWLSVSLLVDAQGAAGQALVASFLAKGDYNTVKEVTYFALKIGVLTGVMLAIILGTSFGSLATLFTQDIEVLGIVKSGLLFVSASQPLTALAYIFDGLHYGVSDFSFAAYSMMLVGAISSTFLLLAPSVIGIQGIWYGLALFMGLRTIAGIMRLLSKDGPWWFLQLDNHELKEKRIKKVNG from the exons ATGGCTACTCAAATTGGTGGTTCACTTGTTTGTGGAGTTGCTATTGAAGGGGTTGTGAAAAGAACAAAACTCAACAATGAGGTTGGGAAGTGTAATTTCCATTTTAGAATAGCAACAGAAAGAAGGGCTTGGAATTCCATCGGGATTCTTCACAAGAAAGTGGTTTCTTTTGACAATTTTGTGAGGCACTGTGGTTTGGTTGCTAATGAACCCATTTCTGATGTTGGGTTGAGTCATTTTGAtgtgcataatgatgatgatgatgatagtgCATTATCAGAAAATGGCATCTTGATCAACAAGAAGAATTT TGTGTTTGATGGGGTAAATTTAGAAAACAAACCTAAAGTTCCAAGTGTACAAACTGAGCTTATAATGCTTTCTATACCTGCAATTGCTGGACAAGCAATTGAGCCCTTAGCGCAATTGATGGAGACTGCTTACATTGGCAGATTGG GAGTATTGGAGTTGGCATCTGCTGGTGTTTCCATGTCAATTTTTAACATAGTATCAAAGGTTTTCAACATTCCTCTCCTTAGTGTGGCAACTTCTTTTGTAGCAGAAGAAATTGCAGCCAATCCAATCAATAATGAAGGTCCCCATGATCAAGCTAAAAGAATGTTTCTACCATCTGTTTCTACTGCCTTAGTCTTAGCAGCAGGAATTGGTATGATTGAGGCTTTGGCTATGTTCTTTGGATCTAGATTGTtcctcatcatggttggaaTATCATCA GACTCACCAATGCGGATTCTATCAGAGCGATTTTTGTCACTTAGAGCCATCGGTGCTCCGGCCGTGGTCATTTCTCTGGCTGTGCAAGGAATATTTAGGGGATTTAAAGACACTAGGACCCCTGTACAATGTTTAG GTTTTGGCAATTTGGCTGCAGTGTTTTTGTTTCCTGtacttatttataattttaacatgGGTGTGGCTGGAGCTGCCTTGTCCACTGTCATATCTCA GTACATTGTGGCCACTTTGATGATATGGAGTCTCAGTAAAAGGACTAAACTGTCAATCCCAAATATTAGAAGCCTACCTTTTGGTGGATACTTGAGATCTG GTGGTTTTCTTCTTGGAAGAACTTTAGCTTCTGTAATGACAATAACTTTGAGCACAACAATGGCTGCACGTCTCGGACCCTTAGCCACGGCAGCACATCAGATATGTTTGCAAGTATGGTTATCTGTATCACTTCTTGTAGATGCACAGGGAGCAGCTGGTCAG GCTCTTGTTGCAAGTTTCTTGGCCAAGGGTGACTACAATACTGTAAAAGAAGTAACTTACTTCGCTTTAAAG ATTGGAGTACTCACTGGAGTCATGTTAGCTATAATTTTGGGTACCTCTTTTGGTTCTCTAGCAACCCTTTTCACTCAAGACATTGAAGTCTTAGGTATTGTTAAATCTGGTCTACTG TTTGTCAGTGCTAGCCAACCTTTAACTGCTTTGGCTTATATCTTTGATGGACTGCATTATGGAGTTTCAGACTTCTCCTTTGCTGCTTATTCTATG ATGTTAGTAGGTGCAatctcttctacattcttgctTTTAGCTCCTTCAGTCATTGGTATACAAGGAATCTGGTATGGTTTAGCTCTTTTCATGGGCCTCCGGACAATTGCCGGAATTATGAG
- the LOC130979423 gene encoding protein DETOXIFICATION 45, chloroplastic-like isoform X2, which yields MATQIGGSLVCGVAIEGVVKRTKLNNEVGKCNFHFRIATERRAWNSIGILHKKVVSFDNFVRHCGLVANEPISDVGLSHFDVHNDDDDDSALSENGILINKKNFVFDGVNLENKPKVPSVQTELIMLSIPAIAGQAIEPLAQLMETAYIGRLGVLELASAGVSMSIFNIVSKVFNIPLLSVATSFVAEEIAANPINNEGPHDQAKRMFLPSVSTALVLAAGIGMIEALAMFFGSRLFLIMVGISSDSPMRILSERFLSLRAIGAPAVVISLAVQGIFRGFKDTRTPVQCLGFGNLAAVFLFPVLIYNFNMGVAGAALSTVISQYIVATLMIWSLSKRTKLSIPNIRSLPFGGYLRSGGFLLGRTLASVMTITLSTTMAARLGPLATAAHQICLQVWLSVSLLVDAQGAAGQALVASFLAKGDYNTVKEVTYFALKIGVLTGVMLAIILGTSFGSLATLFTQDIEVLGIVKSGLLFVSASQPLTALAYIFDGLHYGVSDFSFAAYSMMLVGAISSTFLLLAPSVIGIQGIWYGLALFMGLRTIAGIMRLLSKDGPWWFLQLDNHELKSV from the exons ATGGCTACTCAAATTGGTGGTTCACTTGTTTGTGGAGTTGCTATTGAAGGGGTTGTGAAAAGAACAAAACTCAACAATGAGGTTGGGAAGTGTAATTTCCATTTTAGAATAGCAACAGAAAGAAGGGCTTGGAATTCCATCGGGATTCTTCACAAGAAAGTGGTTTCTTTTGACAATTTTGTGAGGCACTGTGGTTTGGTTGCTAATGAACCCATTTCTGATGTTGGGTTGAGTCATTTTGAtgtgcataatgatgatgatgatgatagtgCATTATCAGAAAATGGCATCTTGATCAACAAGAAGAATTT TGTGTTTGATGGGGTAAATTTAGAAAACAAACCTAAAGTTCCAAGTGTACAAACTGAGCTTATAATGCTTTCTATACCTGCAATTGCTGGACAAGCAATTGAGCCCTTAGCGCAATTGATGGAGACTGCTTACATTGGCAGATTGG GAGTATTGGAGTTGGCATCTGCTGGTGTTTCCATGTCAATTTTTAACATAGTATCAAAGGTTTTCAACATTCCTCTCCTTAGTGTGGCAACTTCTTTTGTAGCAGAAGAAATTGCAGCCAATCCAATCAATAATGAAGGTCCCCATGATCAAGCTAAAAGAATGTTTCTACCATCTGTTTCTACTGCCTTAGTCTTAGCAGCAGGAATTGGTATGATTGAGGCTTTGGCTATGTTCTTTGGATCTAGATTGTtcctcatcatggttggaaTATCATCA GACTCACCAATGCGGATTCTATCAGAGCGATTTTTGTCACTTAGAGCCATCGGTGCTCCGGCCGTGGTCATTTCTCTGGCTGTGCAAGGAATATTTAGGGGATTTAAAGACACTAGGACCCCTGTACAATGTTTAG GTTTTGGCAATTTGGCTGCAGTGTTTTTGTTTCCTGtacttatttataattttaacatgGGTGTGGCTGGAGCTGCCTTGTCCACTGTCATATCTCA GTACATTGTGGCCACTTTGATGATATGGAGTCTCAGTAAAAGGACTAAACTGTCAATCCCAAATATTAGAAGCCTACCTTTTGGTGGATACTTGAGATCTG GTGGTTTTCTTCTTGGAAGAACTTTAGCTTCTGTAATGACAATAACTTTGAGCACAACAATGGCTGCACGTCTCGGACCCTTAGCCACGGCAGCACATCAGATATGTTTGCAAGTATGGTTATCTGTATCACTTCTTGTAGATGCACAGGGAGCAGCTGGTCAG GCTCTTGTTGCAAGTTTCTTGGCCAAGGGTGACTACAATACTGTAAAAGAAGTAACTTACTTCGCTTTAAAG ATTGGAGTACTCACTGGAGTCATGTTAGCTATAATTTTGGGTACCTCTTTTGGTTCTCTAGCAACCCTTTTCACTCAAGACATTGAAGTCTTAGGTATTGTTAAATCTGGTCTACTG TTTGTCAGTGCTAGCCAACCTTTAACTGCTTTGGCTTATATCTTTGATGGACTGCATTATGGAGTTTCAGACTTCTCCTTTGCTGCTTATTCTATG ATGTTAGTAGGTGCAatctcttctacattcttgctTTTAGCTCCTTCAGTCATTGGTATACAAGGAATCTGGTATGGTTTAGCTCTTTTCATGGGCCTCCGGACAATTGCCGGAATTATGAG